In Oryza sativa Japonica Group chromosome 3, ASM3414082v1, one DNA window encodes the following:
- the LOC4332657 gene encoding aspartic proteinase nepenthesin-1: MKKLEKMLLLLSLLAVIAVVARCDAAALRLHATHADAGRGLSTRELLRRMAARSKARSARLLSGRAASARMDPGSYTDGVPDTEYLVHMAIGTPPQPVQLILDTGSDLTWTQCAPCVSCFRQSLPRFNPSRSMTFSVLPCDLRICRDLTWSSCGEQSWGNGICVYAYAYADHSITTGHLDSDTFSFASADHAIGGASVPDLTFGCGLFNNGIFVSNETGIAGFSRGALSMPAQLKVDNFSYCFTAITGSEPSPVFLGVPPNLYSDAAGGGHGVVQSTALIRYHSSQLKAYYISLKGVTVGTTRLPIPESVFALKEDGTGGTIVDSGTGMTMLPEAVYNLVCDAFVAQTKLTVHNSTSSLSQLCFSVPPGAKPDVPALVLHFEGATLDLPRENYMFEIEEAGGIRLTCLAINAGEDLSVIGNFQQQNMHVLYDLANDMLSFVPARCNKI, from the coding sequence ATGAAGAAGCTTGAGAAGATGCTTCTCCTACTGTCGCTGCTTGCGGTGATCGCCGTCGTTGCTCGATGCGACGCGGCGGCTCTGAGGCTGCACGCCAcccacgccgacgccggccgcgGCCTCAGCACGCGCGAGCTTCTGCGCCGGATGGCCGCGCGCAGCAAGGCCCGCTCGGCGCGCCTGCTCTCCGGGCGCGCGGCGAGCGCCCGCATGGACCCGGGGAGCTACACCGACGGCGTCCCGGACACGGAGTACCTGGTGCACATGGCCATcggcacgccgccgcagccggtgcAGCTCATCCTCGACACCGGCAGCGACCTCACCTGGACACAGTGCGCGCCGTGCGTGTCCTGCTTCCGCCAAAGCCTCCCACGCTTCAACCCGTCCCGTTCCATGACGTTCTCGGTGCTGCCCTGCGACCTGCGCATATGTCGCGACCTGACCTGGTCTTCCTGTGGCGAGCAGAGCTGGGGCAACGGCATCTGCGTCTACGCCTACGCCTACGCCGACCACTCCATCACAACCGGTCATCTCGACTCCGACACCTTCAGCTTCGCGAGCGCCGATCATGCCATCGGTGGCGCCTCTGTGCCGGACCTAACCTTCGGCTGCGGCCTCTTTAACAACGggattttcgtgtccaacgagACCGGCATCGCTGGCTTCTCCCGCGGCGCGCTGTCCATGCCGGCGCAGCTTAAAGTCGACAACTTCTCCTACTGTTTCACCGCTATAACAGGGTCAGAACCGAGCCCCGTGTTCCTCGGCGTTCCGCCGAACCTCTacagcgacgccgccggcggtggccatggcgtcGTCCAGTCCACCGCTCTCATCCGGTACCATTCGTCTCAGCTGAAAGCGTACTACATCTCCCTCAAGGGCGTAACCGTGGGCACGACGAGGCTGCCGATCCCGGAATCGGTGTTCGCCTTGAAGGAGGATGGCACGGGCGGCACCATCGTCGACTCCGGCACCGGCATGACGATGCTGCCCGAGGCCGTCTACAACCTCGTGTGCGACGCGTTCGTGGCCCAGACGAAGCTCACTGTGCACAACTCGACGTCGTCGTTGTCCCAGCTCTGCTTCTCGGTGCCGCCGGGAGCCAAGCCCGACGTACCGGCGCTGGTGCTGCACTTTGAGGGCGCGACGCTGGACCTGCCTCGGGAGAACTACATGTTTGAGATCGAGGAGGCCGGGGGAATAAGACTCACCTGCCTCGCTATCAACGCAGGGGAGGACCTGAGTGTCATAGGCAACTTTCAGCAGCAGAACATGCACGTTCTCTACGATCTGGCCAACGACATGCTGTCCTTTGTCCCTGCACGCTGCAACAAGATCTAG
- the LOC107275688 gene encoding aspartic proteinase nepenthesin-1, with product MTKQPIKMQKLVLLIPALLAALAINSCCNAAAAPVRMQLTHVDAGRGLSGRELMRRMALRSKARAPRLLSSSATAPVSPGAYDDGVPMTEYLLHLAIGTPPQPVQLTLDTGSVLVWTQCQPCAVCFNQSLPYYDASRSSTFALPSCDSTQCKLDPSVTMCVNQTVQTCAYSYSYGDKSATIGFLDVETVSFVAGASVPGVVFGCGLNNTGIFRSNETGIAGFGRGPLSLPSQLKVGNFSHCFTAVSGRKPSTVLFDLPADLYKNGRGTVQTTPLIKNPAHPTFYYLSLKGITVGSTRLPVPESAFALKNGTGGTIIDSGTAFTSLPPRVYRLVHDEFAAHVKLPVVPSNETGPLLCFSAPPLGKAPHVPKLVLHFEGATMHLPRENYVFEAKDGGNCSICLAIIEGEMTIIGNFQQQNMHVLYDLKNSKLSFVRAKCDKL from the coding sequence ATGACGAAGCAGCCGATCAAAATGCAGAAGCTAGTTCTCTTGATCCCCGCGTTGCTTGCAGCTCTAGCCATTAATTCTTGCTGCaatgccgccgcggcgcccgtcCGGATGCAGCTCACCCACGTCGACGCCGGCCGCGGCCTGTCTGGGCGCGAGCTGATGCGCCGCATGGCGCTGCGCAGCAAGGCCCGCGCCCCGCGGCTCCTCTCAAGCTCAGCGACCGCGCCGGTATCTCCAGGGGCGTACGACGACGGCGTTCCTATGACGGAGTACCTGTTGCACCTGGCCATcggcacgccgccgcagcccgtGCAGCTGACGCTCGACACCGGCAGCGTCCTCGTCTGGACGCAGTGCCAGCCGTGCGCTGTATGCTTCAACCAGTCTCTCCCTTACTACGACGCGTCGAGATCCTCCACGTTCGCCTTGCCTTCCTGCGACTCCACGCAGTGCAAGCTGGACCCGAGTGTGACTATGTGCGTCAACCAGACGGTCCAGACCTGCGCCTACTCCTACTCGTACGGCGACAAGTCGGCGACGATCGGCTTCCTCGATGTGGAGACGGTCTCGTTTGTCGCCGGCGCCTCCGTGCCCGGCGTGGTCTTCGGTTGCGGCCTCAATAACACCGGCATTTTCCGCTCCAACGAGACCGGCATCGCTGGCTTCGGCCGCGGGCCACTGTCCCTCCCGTCGCAGCTCAAAGTGGGCAACTTCTCCCACTGCTTCACCGCAGTATCCGGACGGAAACCGAGCACTGTCCTGTTCGACCTGCCGGCAGACCTCTACAAAAACGGCCGCGGCACCGTCCAGACCACCCCTCTAATCAAGAACCCTGCCCATCCAACTTTCTACTACCTCTCGCTGAAGGGCATCACCGTCGGGTCGACGAGGCTGCCGGTGCCGGAGTCCGCGTTCGCTCTAAAGAACGGGACCGGCGGAACGATCATCGACTCCGGCACGGCCTTCActtcgctgccgccgcgggTTTACAGGCTCGTCCATGACGAGTTCGCCGCACACGTGAAGCTTCCCGTGGTGCCCAGCAACGAGACGGGTCCCTTACTCTGCttctcggcgccgccgctggggaAGGCGCCGCACGTGCCGAAGCTGGTGCTGCACTTTGAGGGCGCGACGATGCACCTGCCCCGGGAGAACTACGTGTTCGAGGCAAAGGACGGGGGTAACTGCAGTATCTGCCTTGCCATTATTGAAGGCGAGATGACCATAATTGGCAACTTCCAGCAGCAGAACATGCACGTACTCTACGATCTGAAGAACAGCAAGCTGTCCTTCGTCCGTGCTAAGTGCGATAAACTTTAG